From a single Athene noctua chromosome 2, bAthNoc1.hap1.1, whole genome shotgun sequence genomic region:
- the NT5C3A gene encoding cytosolic 5'-nucleotidase 3A isoform X2, whose protein sequence is MRALCLWTLLATYAVAVGQNQGQKNQECPKLNAQMPEFQKKTVHIKDPGRVEEIICGLIKGGAAKLQIITDFDMTLSRFSCNGKRCPTCHNIIDNSKLITEDCRKKLLQLKETYYAIEIDPALTIEEKYPYMVEWYNKSHALLIEQGLEKDKFAEIVRESDVMLKEGYENFFDKLSEHNIPVFIFSAGIGDILEEVIHQAGVYHSNVKVVSNFMDFDENGILKGFKGELIHVYNKHDGALKNTEYFKQLKDNSNIILLGDSQGDLSMADGVANVEHILKIGYLNDKVDELLEKYMDSYDIVLVKDESLEVANSILQKIL, encoded by the exons ATGCGAGCCCTGTGTCTCTGGACTCTGCTTGCCACCTATGCTGTTGCAGTAGGACAAAATCAAGGACAGAAGAATCAGGAGTGCCCTAAACTCAACGCACAG ATGCCAGAATTTCAGAAGAAGACTGTCCATATTAAGGACCCAGGGAGAGTAGAGGAGATTATTTGTGGCCTCATCAAAGGTGGAGCTGCCAAACTTCAG atTATTACAGATTTTGATATGACATTAAGTAGATTTTCCTGCAATGGAAAAAGATGTCCAACTTGTCATA ACATCATTGATAATTCTAAGCTCATCACAGAGGATTGTCGGAAAAAG ttATTGCAGCTGAAAGAAACCTATTATGCTATCGAAATTGATCCAGCTCTCACTATTGAAGAAAAATATCCATATATGGTAGAATG GTACAATAAATCTCATGCACTACTCATTGAACAAGGCTTAGAAAAGGATAAGTTTGCAGAAATTGTGAGGGAATCTGATGTTATGTTGAA AGAAGGCTATGAGAACTTCTTTGATAAACTCAGTGAACATAATATTCCTGTGTTCATATTTTCTGCTGGTATTGGGGACATTCTTGAGGAAGTTATCCACCAGGCTGGGGTCTACCATTCAAATGTCAAAGTGGTTTCCAATTTCATGGATTTTGATGAAAAT ggAATATTAAAAGGATTTAAAGGAGAATTGATTCATGTTTACAACAAACATGACGGTGCCTTGAAGAATACAGAGTACTTCAAACAACTAAAAGACAACAGTAATATCATTCTGCTGGGTGATTCTCAAGGAGACTTGAGTATGGCAGATGGAGTAGCAAATGTTGAACATATTCTTAAGATCGGCTATCTCAATGATAAA GTAGATGAGCTTTTGGAAAAATATATGGACTCTTATGATATTGTCTTGGTGAAAGATGAATCCCTGGAAGTTGCCAACTCCATCCTACAGAAAATCCTGTAA
- the FKBP9 gene encoding peptidyl-prolyl cis-trans isomerase FKBP9 isoform X2: MAGAAAERWRGPGCGAQLLVVVPALLASWAACQAPPVPAAEPPADGDGLRVERRFVPESCPRAVRPGDFVRYHYLGAFPDGTRFDSSYDRGSTFNVFVGKGQLIAGMDKALVGMCVNERRFVKIPPKLAYGSEGVSGVIPPNAVLHFDVLLIDLWNSEDEVQVQTYFKPEKCPRTVQVSDFVRYHYNGTFLDGTLFDSSHNRMRTYDTYVGIGWLIPGMDQGLLGMCVGEKRIITIPPFLAYGEEGDGKDIPGQASLVFDVVLLDLHNPKDGIAIENQQVPESCERRSQAGDFLRYHYNGTLLDGTLFDSSYSRNRTYDTYVGKGYVIAGMDEGLLGVCTGEKRRIIIPPHLGYGEEGRGKIPGSAVLVFDIHVVDFHNPSDSVSITVNYKPSNCTVLSKKGDYLKYHYNASLLDGTLLDSTHSLGKTYNIVLGSGQVVVGMDMGLQDMCVGERRTVVIPPHLGYGEDGVGEVPGSAVLVFDIELLELVSGLPEGYMFVWNGEVSPNLFEEIDQNHDGEVLLEEFSEYIQAQVDSGKGKLAPGFDFEKIVKNMFTNQDRDGNGKVTAEEFKLKDQEAKEEHDEL; the protein is encoded by the exons ATGGCGGGCGCGGCGGCCGAGCGGTGGCGGGGCCCCGGCTGCGGCGcgcagctgctggtggtggtgccgGCGCTGCTGGCGAGCTGGGCGGCCTGCCAGGCGCCGCCGGTGCCCGCCGCCGAGCCCCCCGCCGACGGCGACGGCCTCCGCGTCGAGCGGCGCTTCGTGCCCGAGAGCTGCCCGCGGGCCGTGCGGCCCGGAGACTTCGTGCGTTACCACTACCTCGGCGCCTTCCCCGACGGCACCCGCTTCGACTCCAG CTATGACAGGGGATCCACATTCAACGTGTTTGTGGGAAAAGGTCAACTCATTGCTGGGATGGACAAAGCTCTGGTTGGCATGTGTGTGAACGAGCGGCGGTTCGTGAAAATTCCCCCCAAGCTGGCCTACGGAAGTGAAGGAGTCT CTGGTGTGATACCCCCCAATGCTGTGCTCCATTTCGATGTGCTCCTGATAGATCTTTGGAACTCGGAGGACGAAGTGCAGGTTCAGACTTATTTCAAACCTGAGAAGTGTCCTCGGACAGTCCAGGTGTCTGACTTTGTACGATACCATTACAATGGAACGTTCTTAGATGGGACACTGTTTGATTCAAG ccaTAATCGGATGCGAACTTATGATACCTATGTGGGAATTGGATGGCTGATTCCTGGTATGGACCAGGGTCTCTTGGGAATGTGTGTAGGAGAGAAGCGCATTATCACAATACCACCTTTCCTGGCATATGGAGAAGAAGGAGATG GTAAGGATATCCCTGGCCAAGCTTCCCTCGTCTTTGATGTGGTTCTGCTAGACCTCCATAACCCGAAAGACGGTATTGCTATTGAGAACCAGCAGGTGCCTGAATCTTGTGAGCGGAGGAGCCAGGCAGGAGACTTTCTCCGATACCATTACAATGGCACGCTTTTGGATGGCACGTTGTTTGATTCCAG CTATTCACGAAATCGTACGTATGACACCTATGTCGGGAAAGGTTATGTGATTGCTGGAATGGATGAAGGTTTGCTAGGTGTATGCACTGgtgaaaaaagaagaataataaTCCCCCCTCATCTTGGATatggagaagaaggaagag GAAAGATTCCAGGATCTGCAGTGCTGGTCTTTGACATCCACGTGGTTGACTTCCACAACCCCTCCGATTCGGTCAGCATTACTGTTAACTACAAACCTTCCAACTGCACCGTACTGAGTAAGAAGGGAGATTACTTGAAGTATCACTACAATGCTTCGCTCCTGGATGGTACTTTGCTAGACTCGAC ACACAGCCTTGGCAAGACCTACAACATAGTTCTGGGATCTGGgcaggtggtggtggggatggACATGGGCCTTCAAGACATGTGTGTCGGGGAACGACGAACAGTCGTTATTCCACCTCATCTTGGTTATGGAGAAGATGGAGTTG GAGAAGTGCCTGGTAGTGCTGTATTAGTTTTCGACATCGAACTGCTGGAACTGGTGTCTGGTTTGCCTGAAGGGTACATGTTTGTATGGAACGGGGAAGTCTCTCCCAATCTTTTTGAAGAAATAGACCAGAATCATGATGGAGAGGTTCTTTTGGAGGAG TTTTCAGAGTACATCCAAGCTCAAGTTGATTCTGGCAAAGGAAAACTAGctcctggttttgattttgaaaagaTTGTTAAAAATATGTTCACCAATCAAGACCGGGATGGAAATGGTAAAGTTACCGCTGAAGAATTCAAGTTGAAAGACCAGGAGGCCAAAGAGGAACATGACGAACTgtaa
- the FKBP9 gene encoding peptidyl-prolyl cis-trans isomerase FKBP9 isoform X1, translating to MAGAAAERWRGPGCGAQLLVVVPALLASWAACQAPPVPAAEPPADGDGLRVERRFVPESCPRAVRPGDFVRYHYLGAFPDGTRFDSSYDRGSTFNVFVGKGQLIAGMDKALVGMCVNERRFVKIPPKLAYGSEGVSGVIPPNAVLHFDVLLIDLWNSEDEVQVQTYFKPEKCPRTVQVSDFVRYHYNGTFLDGTLFDSSHNRMRTYDTYVGIGWLIPGMDQGLLGMCVGEKRIITIPPFLAYGEEGDGKDIPGQASLVFDVVLLDLHNPKDGIAIENQQVPESCERRSQAGDFLRYHYNGTLLDGTLFDSSYSRNRTYDTYVGKGYVIAGMDEGLLGVCTGEKRRIIIPPHLGYGEEGRGKIPGSAVLVFDIHVVDFHNPSDSVSITVNYKPSNCTVLSKKGDYLKYHYNASLLDGTLLDSTHSLGKTYNIVLGSGQVVVGMDMGLQDMCVGERRTVVIPPHLGYGEDGVEGEVPGSAVLVFDIELLELVSGLPEGYMFVWNGEVSPNLFEEIDQNHDGEVLLEEFSEYIQAQVDSGKGKLAPGFDFEKIVKNMFTNQDRDGNGKVTAEEFKLKDQEAKEEHDEL from the exons ATGGCGGGCGCGGCGGCCGAGCGGTGGCGGGGCCCCGGCTGCGGCGcgcagctgctggtggtggtgccgGCGCTGCTGGCGAGCTGGGCGGCCTGCCAGGCGCCGCCGGTGCCCGCCGCCGAGCCCCCCGCCGACGGCGACGGCCTCCGCGTCGAGCGGCGCTTCGTGCCCGAGAGCTGCCCGCGGGCCGTGCGGCCCGGAGACTTCGTGCGTTACCACTACCTCGGCGCCTTCCCCGACGGCACCCGCTTCGACTCCAG CTATGACAGGGGATCCACATTCAACGTGTTTGTGGGAAAAGGTCAACTCATTGCTGGGATGGACAAAGCTCTGGTTGGCATGTGTGTGAACGAGCGGCGGTTCGTGAAAATTCCCCCCAAGCTGGCCTACGGAAGTGAAGGAGTCT CTGGTGTGATACCCCCCAATGCTGTGCTCCATTTCGATGTGCTCCTGATAGATCTTTGGAACTCGGAGGACGAAGTGCAGGTTCAGACTTATTTCAAACCTGAGAAGTGTCCTCGGACAGTCCAGGTGTCTGACTTTGTACGATACCATTACAATGGAACGTTCTTAGATGGGACACTGTTTGATTCAAG ccaTAATCGGATGCGAACTTATGATACCTATGTGGGAATTGGATGGCTGATTCCTGGTATGGACCAGGGTCTCTTGGGAATGTGTGTAGGAGAGAAGCGCATTATCACAATACCACCTTTCCTGGCATATGGAGAAGAAGGAGATG GTAAGGATATCCCTGGCCAAGCTTCCCTCGTCTTTGATGTGGTTCTGCTAGACCTCCATAACCCGAAAGACGGTATTGCTATTGAGAACCAGCAGGTGCCTGAATCTTGTGAGCGGAGGAGCCAGGCAGGAGACTTTCTCCGATACCATTACAATGGCACGCTTTTGGATGGCACGTTGTTTGATTCCAG CTATTCACGAAATCGTACGTATGACACCTATGTCGGGAAAGGTTATGTGATTGCTGGAATGGATGAAGGTTTGCTAGGTGTATGCACTGgtgaaaaaagaagaataataaTCCCCCCTCATCTTGGATatggagaagaaggaagag GAAAGATTCCAGGATCTGCAGTGCTGGTCTTTGACATCCACGTGGTTGACTTCCACAACCCCTCCGATTCGGTCAGCATTACTGTTAACTACAAACCTTCCAACTGCACCGTACTGAGTAAGAAGGGAGATTACTTGAAGTATCACTACAATGCTTCGCTCCTGGATGGTACTTTGCTAGACTCGAC ACACAGCCTTGGCAAGACCTACAACATAGTTCTGGGATCTGGgcaggtggtggtggggatggACATGGGCCTTCAAGACATGTGTGTCGGGGAACGACGAACAGTCGTTATTCCACCTCATCTTGGTTATGGAGAAGATGGAGTTG AAGGAGAAGTGCCTGGTAGTGCTGTATTAGTTTTCGACATCGAACTGCTGGAACTGGTGTCTGGTTTGCCTGAAGGGTACATGTTTGTATGGAACGGGGAAGTCTCTCCCAATCTTTTTGAAGAAATAGACCAGAATCATGATGGAGAGGTTCTTTTGGAGGAG TTTTCAGAGTACATCCAAGCTCAAGTTGATTCTGGCAAAGGAAAACTAGctcctggttttgattttgaaaagaTTGTTAAAAATATGTTCACCAATCAAGACCGGGATGGAAATGGTAAAGTTACCGCTGAAGAATTCAAGTTGAAAGACCAGGAGGCCAAAGAGGAACATGACGAACTgtaa
- the FKBP9 gene encoding peptidyl-prolyl cis-trans isomerase FKBP9 isoform X3, translated as MDKALVGMCVNERRFVKIPPKLAYGSEGVSGVIPPNAVLHFDVLLIDLWNSEDEVQVQTYFKPEKCPRTVQVSDFVRYHYNGTFLDGTLFDSSHNRMRTYDTYVGIGWLIPGMDQGLLGMCVGEKRIITIPPFLAYGEEGDGKDIPGQASLVFDVVLLDLHNPKDGIAIENQQVPESCERRSQAGDFLRYHYNGTLLDGTLFDSSYSRNRTYDTYVGKGYVIAGMDEGLLGVCTGEKRRIIIPPHLGYGEEGRGKIPGSAVLVFDIHVVDFHNPSDSVSITVNYKPSNCTVLSKKGDYLKYHYNASLLDGTLLDSTHSLGKTYNIVLGSGQVVVGMDMGLQDMCVGERRTVVIPPHLGYGEDGVEGEVPGSAVLVFDIELLELVSGLPEGYMFVWNGEVSPNLFEEIDQNHDGEVLLEEFSEYIQAQVDSGKGKLAPGFDFEKIVKNMFTNQDRDGNGKVTAEEFKLKDQEAKEEHDEL; from the exons ATGGACAAAGCTCTGGTTGGCATGTGTGTGAACGAGCGGCGGTTCGTGAAAATTCCCCCCAAGCTGGCCTACGGAAGTGAAGGAGTCT CTGGTGTGATACCCCCCAATGCTGTGCTCCATTTCGATGTGCTCCTGATAGATCTTTGGAACTCGGAGGACGAAGTGCAGGTTCAGACTTATTTCAAACCTGAGAAGTGTCCTCGGACAGTCCAGGTGTCTGACTTTGTACGATACCATTACAATGGAACGTTCTTAGATGGGACACTGTTTGATTCAAG ccaTAATCGGATGCGAACTTATGATACCTATGTGGGAATTGGATGGCTGATTCCTGGTATGGACCAGGGTCTCTTGGGAATGTGTGTAGGAGAGAAGCGCATTATCACAATACCACCTTTCCTGGCATATGGAGAAGAAGGAGATG GTAAGGATATCCCTGGCCAAGCTTCCCTCGTCTTTGATGTGGTTCTGCTAGACCTCCATAACCCGAAAGACGGTATTGCTATTGAGAACCAGCAGGTGCCTGAATCTTGTGAGCGGAGGAGCCAGGCAGGAGACTTTCTCCGATACCATTACAATGGCACGCTTTTGGATGGCACGTTGTTTGATTCCAG CTATTCACGAAATCGTACGTATGACACCTATGTCGGGAAAGGTTATGTGATTGCTGGAATGGATGAAGGTTTGCTAGGTGTATGCACTGgtgaaaaaagaagaataataaTCCCCCCTCATCTTGGATatggagaagaaggaagag GAAAGATTCCAGGATCTGCAGTGCTGGTCTTTGACATCCACGTGGTTGACTTCCACAACCCCTCCGATTCGGTCAGCATTACTGTTAACTACAAACCTTCCAACTGCACCGTACTGAGTAAGAAGGGAGATTACTTGAAGTATCACTACAATGCTTCGCTCCTGGATGGTACTTTGCTAGACTCGAC ACACAGCCTTGGCAAGACCTACAACATAGTTCTGGGATCTGGgcaggtggtggtggggatggACATGGGCCTTCAAGACATGTGTGTCGGGGAACGACGAACAGTCGTTATTCCACCTCATCTTGGTTATGGAGAAGATGGAGTTG AAGGAGAAGTGCCTGGTAGTGCTGTATTAGTTTTCGACATCGAACTGCTGGAACTGGTGTCTGGTTTGCCTGAAGGGTACATGTTTGTATGGAACGGGGAAGTCTCTCCCAATCTTTTTGAAGAAATAGACCAGAATCATGATGGAGAGGTTCTTTTGGAGGAG TTTTCAGAGTACATCCAAGCTCAAGTTGATTCTGGCAAAGGAAAACTAGctcctggttttgattttgaaaagaTTGTTAAAAATATGTTCACCAATCAAGACCGGGATGGAAATGGTAAAGTTACCGCTGAAGAATTCAAGTTGAAAGACCAGGAGGCCAAAGAGGAACATGACGAACTgtaa
- the NT5C3A gene encoding cytosolic 5'-nucleotidase 3A isoform X4: MPEFQKKTVHIKDPGRVEEIICGLIKGGAAKLQIITDFDMTLSRFSCNGKRCPTCHNIIDNSKLITEDCRKKLLQLKETYYAIEIDPALTIEEKYPYMVEWYNKSHALLIEQGLEKDKFAEIVRESDVMLKEGYENFFDKLSEHNIPVFIFSAGIGDILEEVIHQAGVYHSNVKVVSNFMDFDENGILKGFKGELIHVYNKHDGALKNTEYFKQLKDNSNIILLGDSQGDLSMADGVANVEHILKIGYLNDKVDELLEKYMDSYDIVLVKDESLEVANSILQKIL, encoded by the exons ATGCCAGAATTTCAGAAGAAGACTGTCCATATTAAGGACCCAGGGAGAGTAGAGGAGATTATTTGTGGCCTCATCAAAGGTGGAGCTGCCAAACTTCAG atTATTACAGATTTTGATATGACATTAAGTAGATTTTCCTGCAATGGAAAAAGATGTCCAACTTGTCATA ACATCATTGATAATTCTAAGCTCATCACAGAGGATTGTCGGAAAAAG ttATTGCAGCTGAAAGAAACCTATTATGCTATCGAAATTGATCCAGCTCTCACTATTGAAGAAAAATATCCATATATGGTAGAATG GTACAATAAATCTCATGCACTACTCATTGAACAAGGCTTAGAAAAGGATAAGTTTGCAGAAATTGTGAGGGAATCTGATGTTATGTTGAA AGAAGGCTATGAGAACTTCTTTGATAAACTCAGTGAACATAATATTCCTGTGTTCATATTTTCTGCTGGTATTGGGGACATTCTTGAGGAAGTTATCCACCAGGCTGGGGTCTACCATTCAAATGTCAAAGTGGTTTCCAATTTCATGGATTTTGATGAAAAT ggAATATTAAAAGGATTTAAAGGAGAATTGATTCATGTTTACAACAAACATGACGGTGCCTTGAAGAATACAGAGTACTTCAAACAACTAAAAGACAACAGTAATATCATTCTGCTGGGTGATTCTCAAGGAGACTTGAGTATGGCAGATGGAGTAGCAAATGTTGAACATATTCTTAAGATCGGCTATCTCAATGATAAA GTAGATGAGCTTTTGGAAAAATATATGGACTCTTATGATATTGTCTTGGTGAAAGATGAATCCCTGGAAGTTGCCAACTCCATCCTACAGAAAATCCTGTAA